The Deinococcus sedimenti genome window below encodes:
- a CDS encoding N-acetylmuramoyl-L-alanine amidase, whose translation MRWRAPAGRRTALAAAAGSLLLIGLASAQIAFSRLNLAGREVQSIQLYGAEYASESNLSSLLSISEDSGVIRVTGLGHILLLPLDEDQQRATTSFNTVQLDTRRVQGRTATRVNGNLYLPLDTLASGLGAQYEQGKFTLAAPKLVSVSSRAGRDTDRVVLDLSRDVQVTDEQRGDRVILTLKGLQGDARRYTTRGAFVPSAEVARSGADLTVTLPLPASSGYRVFKVVRGSGIRIVVDAGPGVPSSAPELLARINAPLIILDPAVVPGVSSDVTLEVARQAAQLLTEKGWQVRVTRSSGANLNREEVLTLARQSDVYLALDLGRLPGAKRSGVTVYEQTGRASSQLINSLRGGSSAPYSALIVAGAGSTRRLGELLRGELKGGGVTAGQQTISRVQSLGEAPQAALLLELGWANNAQDLATLSSAARQKILSVAVARSVATYLTARANNNANVSVPGVTP comes from the coding sequence GTGAGGTGGCGAGCACCCGCCGGGCGCCGCACCGCCCTGGCCGCCGCGGCCGGCAGCCTCCTGCTGATCGGACTGGCCAGCGCCCAGATCGCCTTTTCCCGCCTGAACCTCGCCGGGCGCGAGGTGCAGAGCATTCAGCTGTACGGCGCCGAGTACGCCAGTGAAAGCAACCTGAGCAGCCTGCTCAGCATCAGCGAGGACAGCGGCGTGATCCGCGTGACCGGGCTGGGGCACATCCTGCTGCTGCCCCTCGACGAGGACCAGCAGCGGGCCACCACCTCATTCAACACCGTGCAGCTCGACACGCGCCGCGTGCAGGGCCGCACCGCCACCCGCGTGAACGGCAACCTGTACCTGCCGCTCGACACGCTCGCCAGCGGGCTGGGCGCCCAGTACGAGCAGGGGAAATTCACGCTGGCCGCGCCGAAGCTGGTCAGCGTCAGCAGCCGCGCCGGGCGTGACACCGACCGCGTCGTGCTGGACCTCAGCCGCGACGTGCAGGTCACGGACGAGCAGCGCGGCGACCGCGTGATCCTCACCCTGAAAGGCCTCCAGGGCGACGCGCGGCGCTACACCACCCGCGGCGCGTTCGTGCCCAGCGCCGAGGTGGCGCGCAGCGGCGCGGACCTGACCGTCACGCTGCCCCTCCCGGCCAGCAGCGGCTACCGCGTGTTCAAGGTCGTGCGGGGCAGCGGCATCCGGATCGTCGTGGACGCCGGACCCGGCGTGCCCAGCAGCGCGCCGGAACTCCTGGCGCGCATCAACGCCCCGCTGATCATCCTAGATCCCGCCGTGGTGCCGGGCGTGAGCAGCGACGTGACCCTGGAAGTCGCCCGGCAGGCCGCGCAGCTGCTGACCGAGAAGGGCTGGCAGGTCCGCGTGACGCGCAGCAGCGGCGCCAACCTCAACCGCGAGGAGGTCCTGACCCTGGCCCGCCAGAGCGACGTGTACCTCGCGCTGGACCTGGGCCGCCTGCCCGGCGCGAAACGCAGCGGCGTGACCGTGTACGAGCAGACCGGCCGCGCCAGCAGTCAGCTGATCAACAGCCTGCGCGGCGGCAGCAGCGCCCCCTACAGCGCCCTGATCGTGGCCGGGGCCGGCAGCACCCGCCGCCTGGGCGAACTGCTGCGCGGGGAACTCAAGGGCGGCGGCGTGACCGCCGGACAGCAGACCATCAGCCGGGTGCAGAGCCTCGGCGAGGCCCCGCAGGCCGCGCTGCTGCTGGAACTCGGCTGGGCGAACAACGCGCAGGACCTCGCCACGCTCAGCAGCGCCGCGCGGCAGAAGATCCTCTCGGTCGCGGTGGCCCGCTCGGTCGCCACGTACCTGACCGCCCGCGCGAACAACAACGCGAACGTCAGCGTGCCGGGAGTGACCCCGTGA
- a CDS encoding GerMN domain-containing protein — MSVPRKLFSPFNVVAAALLAASVLALQAVQRTPPTPEPPRLDLTERQTLKVKVYFTDPQVQTLKAETRTVQVSRTNTRSVAQAAVDVWARGPYDKSFLGVVPTGTPAPKVYLRGQHYYVDLPDAYTKLRYGASGERMLLCTLTRTLIEQKGQDVTFLVGGQNVEALGRMDLTQPFVAGDCADQ; from the coding sequence GTGAGCGTGCCCCGCAAGCTGTTCTCCCCCTTCAACGTGGTGGCCGCCGCGCTGCTCGCCGCGTCCGTCCTGGCCCTGCAGGCCGTGCAGCGCACGCCCCCCACCCCCGAGCCGCCCAGGCTGGACCTGACCGAACGGCAGACCCTGAAGGTCAAGGTGTACTTCACGGACCCGCAGGTGCAGACCCTGAAAGCCGAGACCCGCACCGTGCAGGTCAGCCGCACCAACACCCGCTCGGTCGCGCAGGCCGCCGTGGACGTCTGGGCGCGCGGCCCGTACGACAAGAGCTTCCTGGGGGTCGTGCCGACCGGCACGCCCGCCCCGAAGGTGTACCTGCGCGGGCAGCACTACTACGTGGACCTGCCCGACGCGTACACCAAACTGCGCTACGGCGCCAGCGGCGAACGCATGCTGCTGTGCACCCTGACCCGCACCCTGATCGAACAGAAAGGCCAGGACGTGACGTTCCTGGTGGGCGGGCAGAACGTCGAGGCGCTGGGCCGCATGGACCTCACGCAGCCGTTCGTGGCGGGGGACTGCGCCGACCAGTAA
- a CDS encoding AAA family ATPase: MLQSVTLQGFKSFADRTRLEFGPGVSAVIGPNGSGKSNVVEAIRWATHQARARDLRAGRGTELIFHGSGGKAPLGLAEVQLELVTPTGDRVNLARRVYRDGTGEQDLNGRGVRVRDVQGALRGTGLGPGGLAVIGQGEVSGVVQAEGKTLLGYVQEAAGLSRAVTARQETEARLREADTHLDSLRLVLNEREAALERLARAAQDARTHRDLSGRVLTLEDALRRDRQLTLAREVFAARSEASELEARSAALAAEVQAAATAVDAARDAAQEARARRDAYAGALDTLRAARDAAAQAERYRAHLDAERRTLTAELDALPRTPPEQPAPDLTALDAALTQARAQADAAERRARSLDADLTRARALAARAAEAAARHDASRETIRAEFERAQGNLTQACEALDAAQDRLTHARAAREAAERAYLGVRDDREAATQHERHLRGELARVNASVAPLRRERDRLEQTLNSYARYGEGARNALRLDHPGIVGSVADLLTVPAEYEVALGAALGRRLEQVVVNRADDAREIIDELKRVGGRATFLPLDLIRARPRRDGVLLREDGVIGNLADLCPSDPPLVAESILADTLVVRDLRAANRIARAHASRPRLVTLDGELVEPGGAITGGRARDTGSGVLGDQRRFQELDAELEDADRQSTRLTAELKKVEATLAGSAERHDTLLAARERAAQEEAGAERRVTELGAQTRSLQANHDRLAARLGPDETEPEPLAPGETLPDVDALTASLHAARSDAETHRAQERHAAEGLALAQQADAAWRAYRTGRARAGDLRARLDTNATSLTAQDAALDAARAEVSRREAALGTLDENEYARAEYAREKASQDYANLIGTQNKARARLDDLRLLIARREGSLEPIPDGCLPPGAPREWTAELTRTRAALDALGPVNARAEADHAAETELLEAQRAELHDADAAAQELRAHLQELQTAEEHATRAAFDRVNTAFREYSTELLGGQGDLEPETDDAGILRGLRLAVQPRGKRTRSMTLLSAGERTMAGLGFLFALNHAGGEGSAGGLPLAVLDEVDAPLDEANIRRFTAFLKRFSERGAQFLLVTHQKATMEVAHALWGVTTDQTGASRVLSIRQHDDTRAG, from the coding sequence ATGCTTCAGAGTGTCACCCTGCAGGGCTTCAAGAGTTTCGCCGACCGCACCCGCCTGGAGTTCGGACCGGGCGTCAGCGCCGTCATCGGCCCGAACGGCAGCGGCAAGAGCAACGTCGTGGAGGCCATCCGCTGGGCCACCCACCAGGCCCGCGCGCGGGACCTGCGCGCCGGGCGCGGCACCGAACTGATCTTCCACGGCAGCGGCGGCAAGGCCCCGCTGGGGCTCGCGGAGGTGCAGCTGGAACTCGTGACGCCCACCGGGGACCGCGTGAACCTCGCGCGGCGCGTGTACCGCGACGGGACCGGCGAGCAGGACCTGAACGGACGCGGCGTGCGCGTGCGGGACGTGCAGGGCGCGCTGCGCGGCACCGGCCTGGGCCCTGGCGGGCTGGCCGTGATCGGGCAGGGCGAGGTGAGCGGCGTCGTGCAGGCCGAGGGGAAGACCCTGCTGGGCTACGTGCAGGAGGCCGCCGGGCTGTCCCGCGCCGTCACCGCCCGCCAGGAGACCGAGGCGCGCCTGCGCGAGGCGGACACGCACCTGGACTCGCTGCGGCTGGTGCTGAACGAACGCGAGGCCGCCCTGGAACGCCTGGCGCGCGCGGCTCAGGACGCCCGCACGCACCGTGACCTGAGCGGCCGGGTGCTGACGCTGGAGGACGCCCTGCGCCGCGACCGGCAGCTGACCCTGGCCCGCGAGGTCTTCGCCGCCCGCAGCGAGGCCAGTGAACTGGAGGCCCGCAGCGCCGCCCTGGCCGCCGAGGTGCAGGCCGCCGCGACCGCCGTGGACGCCGCAAGGGACGCCGCGCAGGAAGCCCGCGCCCGCCGCGACGCGTACGCCGGGGCGCTCGACACGCTGCGCGCCGCCCGTGATGCCGCCGCGCAGGCCGAACGCTACCGCGCCCATCTGGACGCCGAACGACGGACCCTGACCGCCGAGCTGGACGCGCTGCCCCGCACGCCCCCTGAGCAGCCGGCCCCGGACCTGACTGCGCTGGACGCCGCGCTGACCCAGGCCCGCGCGCAGGCGGACGCCGCCGAACGCCGCGCCCGCAGCCTGGACGCCGACCTGACCCGCGCCCGCGCCCTGGCCGCCCGCGCCGCCGAGGCCGCCGCCCGCCACGACGCCAGCCGCGAGACGATCCGCGCCGAGTTCGAACGCGCCCAGGGCAACCTGACGCAGGCCTGCGAAGCGCTGGACGCCGCGCAGGACCGCCTGACGCACGCCCGCGCCGCCCGTGAGGCCGCCGAGCGCGCCTACCTGGGCGTCCGCGACGACCGCGAGGCCGCCACGCAGCACGAACGGCACCTGCGCGGCGAACTGGCCCGCGTGAACGCCAGCGTCGCCCCGCTGCGGCGCGAACGCGACCGGCTGGAACAGACCCTGAACTCCTACGCCCGCTACGGCGAAGGCGCCCGCAACGCCCTGCGCCTCGACCACCCCGGCATCGTCGGTTCGGTCGCGGACCTGCTGACCGTCCCCGCCGAATACGAGGTCGCGCTGGGCGCCGCGCTGGGCCGCCGACTGGAACAGGTCGTCGTGAACCGCGCGGACGACGCCCGCGAGATCATCGACGAACTGAAGCGTGTGGGCGGGCGCGCCACGTTCCTGCCGCTGGACCTCATCCGCGCCCGGCCCCGCCGCGACGGCGTGCTGCTGCGCGAGGACGGCGTGATCGGCAACCTCGCCGACCTGTGCCCCAGCGACCCGCCCCTGGTCGCCGAGAGCATCCTGGCCGACACCCTGGTCGTCCGCGACCTGCGCGCCGCGAACCGCATCGCCCGCGCGCACGCCAGCCGACCCCGCCTCGTCACGCTGGACGGCGAACTCGTCGAACCGGGCGGCGCGATCACCGGGGGCCGCGCCCGCGACACCGGCAGCGGCGTCCTCGGCGACCAGCGCCGCTTCCAGGAACTCGACGCGGAACTCGAGGACGCCGACCGTCAGAGCACCCGCCTGACGGCTGAACTGAAGAAGGTCGAGGCCACCCTGGCTGGCAGCGCCGAACGGCACGACACGCTTCTCGCCGCCCGCGAACGCGCCGCGCAGGAGGAGGCGGGCGCAGAGCGCCGCGTGACCGAACTGGGCGCGCAGACCCGCAGCCTCCAGGCGAACCACGACCGCCTCGCGGCCCGCCTGGGACCCGACGAGACGGAACCCGAACCCCTGGCCCCCGGCGAGACCCTGCCGGACGTGGACGCCCTGACCGCCAGCCTCCACGCCGCCCGCAGCGATGCCGAGACGCACCGCGCGCAGGAACGCCACGCCGCCGAAGGACTGGCCCTGGCGCAGCAGGCGGACGCCGCGTGGCGCGCCTACCGTACCGGCCGCGCCCGCGCCGGGGATCTGCGCGCCCGCTTGGACACCAACGCCACCTCCCTGACCGCCCAGGACGCCGCGCTGGACGCCGCCCGCGCCGAGGTGAGTCGCCGCGAGGCCGCGCTGGGCACCCTCGACGAGAACGAGTACGCCCGTGCCGAATACGCCCGCGAGAAGGCCAGTCAGGACTACGCGAACCTCATCGGCACGCAGAACAAGGCCCGCGCCCGCCTGGACGACCTGCGCCTCCTGATCGCCCGGCGCGAGGGCAGCCTCGAACCCATCCCCGACGGCTGCCTCCCGCCCGGCGCGCCCCGCGAGTGGACGGCCGAACTGACCCGCACCCGCGCCGCGCTGGACGCCCTGGGGCCCGTCAACGCCCGCGCCGAGGCCGACCACGCCGCCGAGACCGAACTGCTGGAGGCCCAGCGGGCCGAACTGCACGACGCGGACGCCGCCGCGCAGGAACTCCGCGCCCACCTGCAGGAACTCCAGACGGCCGAGGAACACGCCACCCGCGCCGCCTTTGACCGCGTGAACACCGCCTTCCGCGAATACAGCACCGAACTCCTCGGCGGGCAGGGCGACCTGGAACCCGAAACAGACGACGCGGGCATCCTGCGCGGCCTGCGCCTCGCCGTGCAACCCCGCGGGAAACGCACCCGCTCCATGACCCTCCTGTCCGCCGGGGAACGCACCATGGCCGGCCTGGGCTTCCTGTTCGCCCTGAACCACGCAGGCGGAGAAGGCAGCGCCGGGGGCCTCCCCCTGGCCGTCCTGGACGAGGTGGACGCCCCGCTGGACGAGGCGAACATCCGCCGCTTCACCGCCTTCCTGAAGCGCTTCAGCGAACGCGGCGCGCAGTTCCTGCTCGTCACGCACCAGAAAGCCACCATGGAAGTCGCGCACGCCCTGTGGGGCGTCACCACCGACCAGACCGGCGCCAGCCGCGTCCTCAGCATCCGACAGCACGACGACACCCGCGCTGGTTAG
- a CDS encoding alpha-amylase family glycosyl hydrolase produces MRHLALLGALLTSLTGGSGAQTALPIPHFEGQVIYQVMPDRFFDGNPANNQGVNRDDPRAWHGGDLPGLTQKLAYIQRLGATSVWLTPVYQQQAANSFGTAGYHGYWPADFRNVDPHFGTLADFGTFVKAAQGAGMRVVLDQVINHYGYEAAAVRVRRDWFNTQATCDATQNKDVDCPLSGLPDLRQSNPQVRDLLLGNANFWREQGVNAFRYDAIKHVERPFLNDLLAADRQAGTWTLGEWFGADTGTVADWQKAGFDSLFLFSLQDAMKASVMGESSLDAVRSVLARQGELPRPGEVALFLDNHDVPRFAQGSLFEDVGQERTRYGLRALMTLRGVPVIWQGTEIAMRGGTDPDNRRDMRFEDQWTPAERAVFDATKAAIAARKASPALSNGSQTLLPTPDRVSGQLLLFTRELNGQTVLAAWHSGNARRTYSLKLSSLGVKWAALAATSSLYAGQDAKVSVSGGYLHLSLPARDAAAFRVQ; encoded by the coding sequence ATGCGACACCTCGCCCTGCTGGGCGCGCTGCTGACCTCCCTCACGGGCGGGTCGGGCGCGCAGACGGCCCTGCCCATCCCCCATTTCGAGGGGCAGGTGATCTATCAGGTCATGCCCGACCGCTTCTTCGACGGGAACCCCGCGAACAACCAGGGTGTGAACCGCGACGACCCGCGCGCGTGGCACGGCGGGGACCTGCCGGGCCTCACGCAGAAACTCGCATACATCCAGCGGCTGGGGGCGACGTCCGTGTGGCTCACGCCGGTGTACCAGCAGCAGGCGGCGAACTCGTTCGGCACCGCCGGGTACCACGGGTACTGGCCCGCCGACTTCCGGAACGTGGACCCGCACTTCGGGACGCTGGCGGACTTCGGGACGTTCGTGAAGGCCGCGCAGGGCGCCGGAATGCGCGTCGTGCTCGATCAGGTCATCAACCACTACGGCTACGAGGCCGCCGCCGTGCGCGTCCGCCGGGACTGGTTCAACACGCAGGCCACCTGCGACGCCACCCAGAACAAGGACGTGGACTGCCCCCTGTCGGGCCTGCCAGACCTGCGCCAGAGCAACCCGCAGGTGCGTGACCTGCTGCTCGGCAACGCGAACTTCTGGCGTGAACAGGGTGTGAACGCGTTCCGGTACGACGCGATCAAGCACGTCGAGCGGCCCTTCCTGAACGACCTGCTGGCCGCCGACCGGCAGGCGGGCACTTGGACGCTGGGCGAGTGGTTCGGCGCGGACACCGGCACCGTCGCCGACTGGCAGAAGGCGGGCTTCGACAGCCTGTTCCTGTTCAGCCTGCAGGACGCCATGAAGGCCAGCGTGATGGGCGAGAGCAGCCTGGACGCCGTTCGCAGCGTCCTTGCCCGCCAGGGTGAACTGCCCCGCCCGGGCGAGGTGGCGCTGTTCCTCGACAACCACGACGTGCCGCGCTTCGCGCAGGGCAGCCTGTTCGAGGACGTCGGCCAGGAGCGCACCCGCTACGGCCTGCGCGCCCTGATGACCCTGCGCGGCGTGCCCGTTATCTGGCAGGGCACCGAGATCGCCATGCGCGGCGGCACGGACCCCGACAACCGCCGCGACATGCGCTTCGAGGACCAGTGGACCCCCGCCGAGCGCGCCGTGTTCGACGCCACGAAAGCCGCCATCGCCGCGCGCAAGGCCAGCCCCGCCCTCAGCAACGGCTCGCAGACCCTGCTGCCCACCCCCGACCGCGTCAGCGGACAGCTGCTGCTGTTCACCCGCGAACTGAACGGCCAGACCGTCCTCGCCGCGTGGCACAGCGGCAACGCGCGCCGCACCTACTCCCTGAAACTGAGCAGCCTGGGCGTGAAGTGGGCCGCGCTGGCCGCCACCTCCTCCCTGTACGCCGGGCAGGACGCCAAGGTCAGCGTCAGCGGCGGGTACCTGCACCTCAGCCTCCCCGCACGGGACGCCGCCGCCTTCCGCGTGCAGTGA
- a CDS encoding phosphoenolpyruvate carboxylase, whose amino-acid sequence MSIRSDVNLLGRTLGQVLKEQEGEAFFELVERTRALVREVRAGGSDAELRAMLAGLSGQDAGNLARAFTWYFQLVNLAEEYERVRVLRASVGVRPQSLAQAMQELKAQGLRAEEVEALLSRLDLGLTFTAHPTEMRRRTVRRHLEQVARALPTLSEGGVDGPEAAAIAAHVEALWRTPELRRLKPTVLDEVKGGLTYVSSIAQALPALQRDLRGAFREVFGRDTAATLPLSFSSWMGGDRDGNPFVTPQATRETLALHGERAREVMLGLIRQAFADLSQEDEGAEAYREELQSLFDAVKDGQTLDLVGRLEALEARLIADGQRRTAEQLLSPLLTVARVFGQHLVSLDVREHSGQTGAAVAELLRASGVEADYAALPEHAKQELLIRELRSRRPLWPAGEALPDTLETAVGPVREVRDAVRRAGPRAFGRYVISMAESVSDVLEPLILAREVGLRILPVPLFETLDDLQRAPQVVWELLSLPEYRAVLGGDVQEIMLGYSDSNKDTGFLAANWALHEAQRQISDVCRRAGVRWRFFHGRGTSIGRGGGPASRAILGQPAGTIDAGLRITEQGEALADKYSHPVLARRNLEQALYGLLLSAARPAGELKPAWTDAMTRAAASSARAYRALVDDPAFLPFFEHVTPIHEIARLNIASRPVRRPGAPTLGNLRAIPWVMSWTQNRANLPGWYGLQEGLQEIGVETAREMYATWPFFRTVLDNAQMSLAKSDPLIFDEYLRLLPEGDAHPLATHLKDAYARTVALVQDVVGADLMANEPRLKESIGLRNPYIDPIHRIQVELLRRSRGKDGGLDEFERPLLLSIQGIAAGVRNTG is encoded by the coding sequence ATGAGCATTCGGAGTGATGTGAACCTGCTGGGCCGCACGCTGGGTCAGGTGCTGAAGGAACAGGAGGGCGAGGCGTTCTTCGAGCTGGTGGAGCGCACGCGCGCCCTGGTGCGCGAGGTGCGGGCCGGGGGCAGCGACGCGGAGCTGCGCGCGATGCTGGCGGGACTGTCCGGGCAGGATGCGGGGAACCTGGCGCGGGCTTTTACGTGGTACTTCCAGCTGGTGAACCTGGCCGAGGAGTACGAGCGGGTGCGGGTGCTGCGCGCGTCGGTGGGGGTGCGCCCGCAGAGTCTGGCGCAGGCGATGCAGGAGTTGAAGGCGCAGGGCCTGAGGGCCGAGGAGGTCGAGGCGCTGCTCTCGAGGCTGGATCTGGGCCTGACGTTCACGGCGCACCCGACGGAGATGCGTCGCCGCACGGTGCGCCGTCACCTGGAGCAGGTGGCGCGGGCCCTGCCGACCCTCAGCGAGGGGGGCGTGGACGGCCCGGAGGCCGCCGCGATCGCCGCGCACGTGGAGGCGCTCTGGCGCACGCCGGAACTGCGCCGCCTGAAACCCACCGTGCTGGACGAGGTGAAGGGTGGCCTGACGTACGTGTCGAGCATCGCGCAGGCGCTCCCGGCGTTGCAGCGGGACCTGCGCGGCGCGTTCCGCGAGGTGTTCGGGCGGGACACGGCGGCGACGCTGCCGCTGAGCTTCTCGTCTTGGATGGGCGGGGACCGGGACGGGAACCCGTTCGTGACGCCGCAGGCGACGCGGGAGACGCTGGCGCTGCACGGCGAGCGGGCGCGTGAGGTGATGCTGGGCCTGATCCGGCAGGCATTCGCGGACCTCAGCCAGGAGGACGAGGGCGCGGAGGCGTACCGTGAGGAGCTGCAGAGCCTGTTCGACGCGGTGAAGGACGGTCAGACGCTGGATCTGGTCGGTCGCCTGGAGGCGCTGGAAGCGCGCCTGATCGCGGATGGGCAGCGCCGCACGGCGGAGCAGCTGCTGTCGCCGCTGCTGACGGTCGCGCGGGTGTTCGGGCAGCACCTCGTGAGCCTGGACGTGCGCGAGCACAGCGGGCAGACGGGCGCGGCGGTCGCGGAGCTGCTGCGCGCCTCGGGCGTGGAGGCCGACTACGCGGCCCTGCCCGAGCATGCCAAGCAGGAACTCCTGATCCGCGAGCTGCGCTCGCGCCGCCCGCTGTGGCCCGCCGGGGAGGCGCTGCCGGACACCCTGGAAACGGCGGTCGGTCCGGTGCGCGAGGTGCGGGACGCGGTGCGCCGCGCCGGGCCGCGCGCGTTCGGGCGGTACGTGATCAGCATGGCCGAGTCGGTCAGTGACGTGCTCGAACCTCTGATCCTGGCGCGCGAGGTCGGGCTGCGCATCCTGCCCGTGCCGCTGTTCGAGACGCTGGACGACCTGCAGCGGGCGCCGCAGGTCGTGTGGGAGCTGCTGTCGCTGCCCGAGTACCGCGCGGTGCTGGGCGGGGACGTGCAGGAGATCATGCTGGGGTACAGCGACAGCAACAAGGACACGGGGTTCCTCGCGGCGAACTGGGCGCTGCACGAGGCGCAGCGGCAGATCAGTGACGTGTGCCGCCGCGCCGGGGTGCGCTGGCGCTTCTTCCACGGGCGCGGCACCAGCATCGGCCGGGGAGGCGGCCCGGCCAGCCGCGCGATCCTCGGGCAGCCGGCGGGGACCATCGACGCGGGGCTGCGCATCACCGAGCAGGGCGAGGCGCTGGCCGACAAGTACAGCCACCCGGTCCTGGCGCGCCGTAACCTGGAGCAGGCGCTGTACGGGCTGCTGCTGTCCGCCGCGCGCCCCGCCGGGGAGCTGAAGCCCGCGTGGACGGACGCCATGACCCGCGCCGCCGCGAGCAGCGCCCGCGCGTACCGCGCGCTGGTGGACGACCCGGCGTTCCTGCCGTTCTTCGAGCACGTGACGCCCATCCACGAGATCGCCCGGCTGAACATCGCGTCCCGCCCGGTGCGTCGCCCCGGCGCGCCCACGCTGGGCAACCTGCGCGCCATTCCGTGGGTGATGAGCTGGACGCAGAACCGCGCCAACCTCCCCGGCTGGTACGGACTTCAGGAGGGCCTGCAGGAGATCGGCGTGGAGACCGCCCGCGAGATGTACGCCACGTGGCCGTTCTTCCGGACGGTGCTGGACAACGCGCAGATGAGCCTCGCCAAGAGCGACCCGCTGATCTTCGACGAGTACCTGCGCCTGCTGCCCGAGGGGGACGCGCACCCGCTCGCCACGCACCTGAAAGACGCCTATGCCCGCACGGTGGCGCTGGTGCAGGACGTGGTGGGCGCGGACCTGATGGCGAACGAGCCGCGCCTGAAGGAAAGCATCGGCCTGCGCAACCCGTACATCGACCCGATTCACCGCATCCAGGTGGAACTCCTGCGCCGCAGCCGCGGCAAGGACGGCGGCCTCGACGAGTTCGAGCGTCCCCTGCTCCTGAGCATCCAGGGCATCGCGGCGGGCGTCCGCAACACCGGTTGA
- a CDS encoding TIGR00282 family metallophosphoesterase: protein MIRLLFVGDVFAAAGRRVLGAHLPTLRSKADFIVVNMENAAGGFGLHREGADGALKAGAHCMTLGNHAWHHKDVYVLMQDEGTYPIVRPLNYSDPGTPGVGWRSFDVKTAQGTERLTVVNLLGRVFMEAVDNPFRAMDTLLERDDLGSVFVDFHAEATSEKQGMARYLDGRVAAVIGTHTHVPTADTRILPGGTAFQADAGFTGPFESIIGSDPHGPIERFVTERPHRYGAADGPSELNGVFVQIEGNRAVGIERYRYVEGQES, encoded by the coding sequence ATGATCAGGTTGCTGTTTGTGGGGGATGTGTTCGCGGCGGCGGGGCGGCGGGTGCTGGGCGCGCACCTGCCGACCCTGCGGTCGAAGGCGGATTTCATCGTGGTGAACATGGAGAACGCGGCGGGCGGCTTCGGCCTGCACCGCGAGGGCGCGGACGGCGCGCTGAAGGCCGGGGCGCACTGCATGACGCTGGGGAATCACGCGTGGCATCACAAGGACGTGTACGTGCTGATGCAGGACGAGGGCACGTACCCGATCGTGCGCCCGCTGAACTACAGCGATCCGGGCACGCCGGGGGTGGGCTGGCGCAGCTTCGACGTGAAGACCGCGCAGGGCACGGAGCGGTTGACGGTCGTGAACCTGCTGGGCCGGGTGTTCATGGAGGCGGTGGACAACCCGTTCCGCGCGATGGACACGCTGCTGGAACGCGACGATCTGGGCAGCGTGTTCGTGGATTTCCACGCCGAGGCGACCAGCGAGAAGCAGGGCATGGCCCGGTACCTGGACGGGCGGGTGGCGGCGGTGATCGGCACGCACACGCACGTGCCCACGGCGGACACACGGATCCTGCCGGGCGGCACGGCGTTCCAGGCGGACGCGGGCTTCACCGGGCCGTTCGAGTCGATCATCGGCAGTGATCCGCACGGCCCGATCGAGCGGTTCGTGACCGAGCGTCCGCACCGGTACGGCGCGGCGGACGGTCCGTCGGAACTGAACGGCGTCTTTGTCCAGATAGAGGGGAACCGCGCCGTGGGCATTGAACGGTACCGTTACGTGGAAGGGCAGGAGAGCTGA
- a CDS encoding universal stress protein — protein MTYILVTTDGSELGHLALPHARALADALHAQLTVLSVVLDDTMLVGEFAYIPPVSGPDEAARVQATREDLAARLPGAVVRVDLARGRHTIRAILDAAAELRPDLIVMGTHGRSGLGRALLGSVAEGVAHHATAPVLLVREGQPVTRWAAPGALGGPGGRPSGPVA, from the coding sequence ATGACATACATCCTGGTCACGACGGACGGCAGTGAACTCGGTCACCTGGCCCTGCCGCACGCGCGGGCGCTGGCGGACGCGCTGCACGCACAGCTGACGGTCCTGAGCGTCGTGCTGGACGACACGATGCTCGTGGGGGAGTTCGCGTACATCCCGCCGGTGAGCGGTCCGGACGAGGCGGCGCGGGTGCAGGCCACGCGGGAGGATCTCGCCGCGCGGCTGCCGGGCGCAGTCGTCAGGGTGGATCTGGCGCGTGGGCGGCACACGATCCGCGCGATCCTCGACGCCGCCGCTGAGCTGCGCCCCGACCTGATCGTCATGGGCACGCACGGCCGCAGCGGGCTGGGCCGGGCGCTGCTGGGCAGCGTCGCCGAGGGGGTCGCGCATCACGCCACCGCGCCGGTCCTGCTGGTGCGCGAGGGGCAGCCCGTGACGCGCTGGGCCGCGCCGGGGGCGCTGGGTGGTCCGGGGGGACGGCCGAGCGGCCCGGTCGCCTGA